From one Gossypium hirsutum isolate 1008001.06 chromosome D08, Gossypium_hirsutum_v2.1, whole genome shotgun sequence genomic stretch:
- the LOC121219943 gene encoding putative defensin-like protein 263: protein MASFGVACFFIVLIVAFGVSNSEACTHDSECQLNCDHLGLCDLKTNKCSCLPVSEPLPFDSVPMANAKCSTDDDCKDACPPNCRAKCFHCFCLCYCSA, encoded by the exons ATGGCTTCTTTTGGTGTTGCttgttttttcattgttttgaTCGTGGCATTTG GTGTATCAAACTCGGAAGCATGTACTCATGACTCGGAGTGTCAATTGAACTGTGATCATCTTGGTCTTTGTGACTTAAAAACCAATAAATGTAGTTGCTTGCCGGTGTCTGAGCCATTACCCTTTGATAGTGTACCAATGGCGAATGCTAAATGCAGCACGGATGACGATTGTAAGGATGCTTGTCCACCAAATTGCAGAGCTAAATGTTTTCATTGCTTTTGCTTATGCTATTGTAGTGCTTGa